In the Lytechinus variegatus isolate NC3 chromosome 17, Lvar_3.0, whole genome shotgun sequence genome, GATGTAATGCACTTCGATTTCCATGTTATGAATTTCTTCCTATTACTTTCCAAACAGGTCTGAATACCATCCAatcaagaacaagaagaagCGACGCATCACAATGACCGTCCGTCCCCTCAACCACACCCCGCCCAAATATTCCACAAGCCCCTCCCCTCGACAGACCCCCAGCAGTCTGTCACCTCTCCCATTCACTACAGAGCTACAGACACCACCTCAACAGGGTTCACCCTGGTCAAAGGATGTTGACCCCGCTGGAAAGGTCGATGACCCTGTAGCACAGAAGAAGATCTCTGCATTAGAAGATGAGCTAGAGAAATTGAGATCACAGAttgctatgattgtcacaatgCAATCACAGCTCCCCCAACAAGCAGGTACTATGCAGATAATGGGAAATGTAACTGCTTTTATAgagctcattttgaaaataaaagagtaATAAAAACCAAGGAACTATGTTTAGGGTCCTACACAAAAAATtagaaacacacacacataaaataCTTTAAGATGTTGGTACTGCATTTTGTAAGTAATAATGTATACAGAGAATATGTAAACTAGCAATTTGACAGAAGCATTATTTAGTGATTCAGAGCAACTTAGACtcaaatttcatgtataaattacaataattaaagcataattaagtaaaattttttttaatagttgcAATTGTGGGGATAGCAACATGGGctgattttcaatatcatctAGCGGACAACCaagatccagggggggggtcCCAGGCTTTTCATTCTTGACTCTATCAGATTAAGTTAGTCTCCTGACATCTCTTGCATTTAGATTTATTTCTATATATAAATTAAAGAGCTTACATGTAATATCAATTAGATATCGATTTCAATCCATTTTCATTCCAGATCCAACTCAAACTCCCTGCACGCCTGTTAGTCGTATGAGCATAGCACCGATGTCTACGATCCCCCCTCCGCCACCCCCACCGTCGTTTGGGGCTGCCCCTCCACCACCCCCATGTGGGGCACCCCCGCCTCCACCACCTCCTCCCCCACCAGTCGCAGCACCTAAACTCTCTGCTATTGATCTCATTAAACAGGTAagctaattgaaaaaaattcttataCTTTTATTAAAGATGATTGCCACTGAAATCAACCTTGGTTTTAAATATAGTCTTGAAATTATAAATTATGCTAGTTTTTGGAGCTATCTCAAAATGCTTTCAAACAGAATCCAAAGTGGCCAACCTAGActttatatataaatgaaaaatgggtgccaactgattctggaagaaaataTGTAATTGTAGGTATATAAGCAAAATGAGCATGGAATTCCAgccaaatgtaaaaaaaaaaatccaagttaATAATATACCGTTCCACATGCCGTTATCTGTGTTGGTTATCTTCAGCGTTAcagttttctatgattttgcCAAGTTCTGTTTGGTGTTAATCTACTagacctacatacatgtatggtggTGGTGACAATCATATGTGATTTTAAAGAATTTCTCATTCAATAACTGTTTGTTGCAACTAcgtttttattatctttaagaacatgtatgtataattcaagaaaataaaagaattcttGTTACTTTCAAATTCTTTCCATTATATTTGGGACAAAAAACATTAAGAATATGGTTCACAGCAAAGTATTGCTCCTCTATTTCTCTCACATTCATTATATTGACTGTCACAGTGAAGAGTACCAAAATTTTGATTGCTTTATGGACTTTGCCAAAAGTATTAATTTGGTATCCTCTTTCATCTTGAATTACAGAACAGGAGTAAAAACAAGAGCAAACCAAACACAACAGGATCATCTGAGGGTATGCCAAACATGGCTGATGTTCTAAAGGGATTAGGAACAGTCAAATTAAAGTCAGTAGCAAGGTTAGTACTGTAATCTCATATCCATTTAAATTCCTTTATATCAGATGGCTCAAAGTCCATAAAAACCTCAGTTCACAGATAGTAAGACTGCAGAAAGACAGCTGAAAGATAAAAGAATCTTGCTTGATCTATCAATTATCTTTCAGTCATCTTCAAATTTCCACTTAAAATCTATGTATGAAAGGTTCACGGTTGTTTATGATTCCTGACTGATTTTTCAGCCCAGTGCTATTCATAGTCTCTCAGTAAACTTTCAGGGTTTTTTGTCTTTCAAGGTGTTTGACGCTATTCTACAGAGACATCTAATTTCACTGATCTCAGAAACTGCCAAAAAAAAACTTGCCGATTCAGATTGAAAGCGGTCTTGCATCTTAAAGGTTTATCATTCCTGATGTTTTTTGTTTACAGGTCGCCCGGTGGTACTCCAATCAGGAAAGCTCCCAAACCTTCAGATGCCAATGATCCAGCATCTATCATCGCTCGGGCCCTCAAGAAGAAGTTTGCTCAAGCTAGACTCAGCTGCAGTCCAACAGcagcaaacaaagaaaatatcaacACCTCAGGATCACCCTTGGCCAAGTGCAGTCCTGTCAGGCATGCCAGTCCAAAGGTACTTGCGTAAATCGTACTTAGACGATCCCATTTTGTCTAATGCTAATTTTATTCTTGTCATACTATTGTATCCACACATTAACAAGTCACCTTATGTTTGGTCTAGTAGAATGGCATCAAAACTTGCTCACAGCTGCACACatcggcccgtattctgaagtcgggtttgacTTAagctcaggtttaaagttgtagtttaagtatgggaagccaaaagtatcaaaatttgtattaagttgtatgtttcttatgtttactgtgctctttcctgattcatcaataGTGAatacaatcatctatttatacttcctagacaattatgaatgatttgagagccaaacgagatgaagtatgatatctctactgtaagtgatttatgtaacaattggcttcccatacttaaaccacaactttaaacctgagtttaagttaaacccgacttcagaatgcGGGCCTGTGCATCCTGGAGCTTGAGCTAAGCCCTCTTGTCAGCTATGCAGTAATTAAAAATCACGTGCACACATGCAACCTACCATCCCACCATACAGTCAGGCAACAATATATGAAAGCTTACGTGAAAGGATTTAAAAAAACGGGTCTGTTTCATACAGAGTTCCAATTTGACAACTATCTAGTCTCTAATGTACTCGTGGAAAGTGGTCTGGATATTTAGCCTAAGGTTCCTACCAattgtgctagtctttgtgtgtgaagacccacttgttgaacAAAGTTTCAAACAGGGTCTGTGCCTATAGACTAGCAACTTCCATCATAGTAACACAGCTGTGCAGCCAGTCacattttacatgtagtttttgATGGGAGTTGTTATGTTGACAAATTTACAATAGTTGCAGTGGTGCAAAGTTTCCCTGATTGCCGGGGAGATTCCCTGTAAATTGACTGATTTCGGATTGAAATGTCCCTGATTCATACTTTTAGTTTCTTTCATTTGATTagatgtaaatgaaaaagaTCGCCTTCCTTCCTTAGAAAAGTctttcttaaccctaaatagactgggctattttgacgcctaagaggaccgggggggggggggctgattcagcccccccttatgatctcggccgtcgatcgcgcgatcgcgacgaaaattggcacacg is a window encoding:
- the LOC121430721 gene encoding mitochondrial fission regulator 2-like, translated to MLDAAILHIIRMVLHILGNATNIPPAIGAEGERPKKKRRRRSLVRAIGSSLPLAPIQRVHFQIFRRSDPPISRHQFYEDDCEPAFIPSLSDLPWIVMATPDKDIRSRSEYHPIKNKKKRRITMTVRPLNHTPPKYSTSPSPRQTPSSLSPLPFTTELQTPPQQGSPWSKDVDPAGKVDDPVAQKKISALEDELEKLRSQIAMIVTMQSQLPQQADPTQTPCTPVSRMSIAPMSTIPPPPPPPSFGAAPPPPPCGAPPPPPPPPPPVAAPKLSAIDLIKQNRSKNKSKPNTTGSSEGMPNMADVLKGLGTVKLKSVARSPGGTPIRKAPKPSDANDPASIIARALKKKFAQARLSCSPTAANKENINTSGSPLAKCSPVRHASPKFGQHLLKPSNRAQPNIRQSRPLSDINA